The Urbifossiella limnaea genome has a window encoding:
- a CDS encoding ABC transporter permease has translation MSPLWQLTLARLREFFRRPAAVFWVYGFPLGMALILGAAFRDRPPDKVRVDVRTDGPAGATAADALAAVLRTDHIDVTTGDEAATRARLRTAKTDLVVTPAATPAAAAEYFLEPNRPEAAQARTLVDRELLLRRVPGYQAPAEAKLTEPGGRYIDFLIPGLLGINLMGGGLWGVGFVVVDMRVRKLLKRFLATPMRRTDFLLALIFSRLIFTLIEIVLLLTFSYVVFDVRVRGDLTAFAGLVLLGGAAFAGVGLLVASRAETVETVSGLMNAVMLPMYLFSGVFFSSDRFPEAMQPVIRLLPLTALNDGLRAVMNDGAGWAAAAGPAAILAAWGVVCYALAFRLFRWR, from the coding sequence GGCCCGGCTGCGCGAGTTCTTCCGTCGGCCGGCGGCGGTCTTCTGGGTGTACGGCTTCCCGCTCGGGATGGCGCTCATCCTCGGGGCCGCGTTCCGCGACCGCCCGCCGGACAAGGTGCGCGTCGACGTGCGCACCGACGGGCCGGCCGGGGCCACAGCTGCCGACGCACTCGCCGCGGTCCTCCGCACCGACCACATCGACGTGACGACCGGCGACGAGGCGGCGACGCGCGCCCGACTCCGCACCGCGAAGACGGACCTGGTGGTGACCCCGGCCGCGACCCCGGCGGCCGCGGCCGAATACTTCCTGGAGCCGAACCGGCCCGAGGCGGCGCAGGCGCGAACGCTCGTGGACCGCGAGTTGCTGCTTCGGCGTGTGCCGGGCTACCAGGCGCCGGCGGAGGCGAAGCTGACGGAGCCGGGCGGGCGGTACATCGACTTCCTGATCCCCGGCCTGCTCGGCATCAACCTGATGGGCGGCGGCCTGTGGGGCGTCGGGTTCGTCGTCGTGGACATGCGCGTCCGCAAGCTGCTGAAGCGGTTCCTCGCCACGCCGATGCGCCGGACCGACTTCCTGCTCGCGCTCATTTTCAGCCGGCTGATCTTCACGCTGATCGAAATCGTGCTGCTGCTGACGTTCTCGTACGTCGTGTTCGACGTCCGCGTCCGCGGCGACCTGACGGCGTTCGCGGGGCTGGTGCTGCTCGGCGGCGCGGCCTTCGCCGGCGTCGGGCTGCTGGTGGCGTCGCGGGCCGAGACGGTCGAGACGGTGTCCGGCCTGATGAACGCGGTGATGCTGCCGATGTACCTGTTCTCGGGCGTGTTCTTCTCGTCGGACCGGTTCCCCGAGGCGATGCAGCCGGTGATCCGGCTGCTCCCGCTGACGGCACTCAACGACGGATTACGGGCGGTGATGAACGACGGGGCCGGGTGGGCGGCGGCGGCCGGCCCGGCGGCGATCCTGGCGGCGTGGGGCGTGGTGTGCTACGCGCTGGCGTTCCGGCTGTTCCGGTGGCGGTGA
- a CDS encoding NAD-dependent epimerase/dehydratase family protein, whose protein sequence is MNETSSPWPARRVLVTGCTGFLGTAVVRELLARGAEVVGLVRDRAAAAEFTRHRLTGKVHVVHGRAEDLFRVHSALAVHEARAVFHMTDDPRATVTVLDATRRYDSRVPVVLARPDGVAFTAPAGQPVGVARFGALFGPGDRDASRLVPGTVAALLNGDRAGFAVEGPPRDYVAVRDAARACVTLAELLLAEPGARVLEHAFRSEWARTDREMADAVRDVFAGRVVLGTATPPDALGWAPASGLADALAETVAWCRDDLRVRSFGPRQVQRIAA, encoded by the coding sequence ATGAACGAGACGTCGAGCCCCTGGCCCGCCCGCCGGGTGCTGGTCACCGGTTGCACCGGCTTCCTGGGAACGGCGGTGGTCCGCGAACTGCTGGCCCGCGGGGCGGAGGTCGTGGGGCTGGTCCGCGACCGCGCCGCCGCGGCGGAGTTCACCCGGCACCGCCTCACCGGCAAAGTGCACGTCGTTCACGGCCGGGCCGAAGACCTGTTCCGCGTGCATTCCGCTCTCGCCGTCCACGAGGCGCGGGCCGTCTTCCACATGACCGATGACCCCCGCGCCACCGTGACCGTCCTCGACGCGACGCGCCGCTACGACAGCCGCGTGCCCGTCGTGCTGGCCCGGCCGGACGGGGTGGCGTTCACCGCACCTGCCGGACAGCCGGTGGGGGTGGCGCGCTTCGGGGCGCTGTTCGGCCCCGGCGACCGCGACGCGAGCCGCCTCGTGCCTGGCACCGTCGCGGCGCTGCTGAACGGCGACCGCGCCGGGTTCGCGGTCGAAGGGCCGCCGCGCGACTACGTCGCCGTCCGCGACGCCGCCCGCGCCTGCGTGACTCTCGCCGAACTGCTGCTGGCCGAACCCGGAGCGCGTGTGCTGGAACACGCGTTCCGCAGCGAGTGGGCGCGGACCGACCGCGAAATGGCGGACGCCGTCCGCGACGTGTTCGCCGGTCGAGTGGTTCTCGGCACGGCGACGCCGCCGGACGCGCTCGGCTGGGCGCCGGCGTCGGGCCTGGCCGACGCGCTGGCTGAAACGGTGGCATGGTGCCGCGACGACCTGCGGGTCCGGTCGTTCGGCCCGCGGCAGGTTCAACGCATCGCCGCGTAA
- a CDS encoding sialate O-acetylesterase, whose product MRRALGAAACGLLLATAARAEHFDVFVVAGQSNADGRGAAAALTGPLAKWARPQDDVRIAYSCSSLRGPALASDGFQPLRPGWSVAPGKARPTALPSGTFGPEVSFGRGLADRLKGKSVRLIKFAEGGTSLAKNWNPADKAGLYPPFLAFTRTSMKALTAGGDTATVRGMIWHQGESDAELPAAEYEKQLTAFIGRVRTDLGVPAMPFGVGEVIDNGKRDTVRAAQKATAAKVPGAFLVTVEGLTSSDGGTHFDAASQIVLGERFAAGMAKALDAK is encoded by the coding sequence ATGAGGCGGGCACTCGGGGCGGCGGCGTGCGGGCTCCTGCTGGCGACCGCGGCGCGGGCCGAGCACTTCGACGTGTTCGTGGTCGCGGGCCAGTCGAACGCCGACGGCCGCGGGGCCGCCGCGGCGCTGACCGGCCCGCTGGCGAAGTGGGCGCGGCCGCAGGACGACGTGCGCATCGCGTACTCCTGCTCGTCGCTCCGCGGGCCGGCGCTGGCGAGCGACGGCTTTCAACCGTTGCGGCCGGGGTGGAGCGTGGCCCCCGGGAAGGCGCGGCCGACGGCGCTGCCGAGCGGCACGTTTGGCCCCGAGGTGTCGTTCGGCCGCGGACTCGCCGACCGGTTGAAGGGGAAGTCCGTCCGCCTCATCAAGTTCGCCGAAGGCGGCACCAGCCTCGCCAAGAACTGGAACCCCGCCGACAAGGCCGGCCTGTACCCGCCGTTCCTGGCCTTCACCCGCACGTCGATGAAGGCACTGACCGCCGGCGGCGACACGGCCACGGTCCGCGGCATGATCTGGCACCAGGGCGAGAGCGACGCCGAGCTGCCGGCCGCGGAGTACGAGAAGCAGCTGACCGCGTTCATCGGCCGCGTGCGCACCGACCTCGGCGTACCGGCGATGCCGTTCGGCGTCGGCGAGGTGATCGACAACGGCAAGCGCGACACCGTGCGGGCGGCCCAGAAGGCGACCGCCGCGAAGGTGCCGGGGGCGTTCCTGGTGACGGTCGAGGGGCTGACGTCCAGCGACGGCGGCACGCACTTCGACGCCGCGAGTCAGATCGTGCTCGGCGAGCGCTTCGCCGCGGGGATGGCGAAGGCGCTCGACGCGAAGTGA
- a CDS encoding S1C family serine protease: protein MRTAPPPPPVRFAMPPPYPDDDAPYNPPRRRPRPREDGDEGGSFKPLVYLLMLAFGVALGLGAFYAVSRVGGRGGAPEQPAAAAPATNPDAQQREATANGPLGGDEGDANRVFEAAKGSVVNVDTVMLKRERYSDRLQEQQTGTGSGFVWDGDGRIVTNFHVIQDVLRRPGMAVRVVLADRSAHEARLVGTAPDVDLAVVKIDPAGVKGKLVPLGLATSADLKVGQRVYAIGNPFGLSLTLTDGIVSALDRTIEAPTTAPISGAVQHTAPINPGNSGGPLLNRAGKLVGVNTSIATPTGSNVGIGFAIPSDAVNQVVTDIIRTGRSQAPDLGVRLYEEKKLRRAGYDTGVMIAEVVPNGPAARAGLRALGRTVTGRVVPGDVIVAINDDRVDDTAAFQRAVAKLRPGDRVRVRFLRDDEEQEVTVVLQGV, encoded by the coding sequence ATGAGAACGGCACCCCCGCCCCCACCCGTCAGGTTCGCCATGCCGCCCCCGTACCCCGACGACGACGCCCCCTACAACCCCCCGCGTCGCCGCCCCCGCCCGCGGGAGGACGGCGATGAGGGCGGGTCGTTCAAGCCGCTCGTGTACCTTTTGATGTTGGCGTTCGGCGTCGCCCTCGGGCTCGGGGCGTTCTACGCCGTCTCCCGCGTCGGGGGTCGCGGCGGGGCGCCGGAGCAACCGGCGGCCGCGGCGCCGGCCACGAACCCGGACGCCCAGCAGCGCGAGGCGACGGCCAACGGCCCGCTCGGCGGCGACGAGGGGGATGCCAACCGCGTGTTCGAGGCGGCCAAGGGCTCCGTCGTGAACGTGGACACGGTGATGCTCAAGCGCGAGCGGTACAGCGACCGCCTCCAGGAGCAGCAGACCGGCACCGGCTCCGGCTTCGTGTGGGACGGTGACGGCCGCATCGTCACCAATTTCCACGTCATCCAGGACGTGCTGCGGCGGCCCGGAATGGCGGTCCGCGTCGTGCTCGCCGACCGCTCCGCGCACGAGGCCCGGCTCGTCGGCACCGCCCCAGACGTGGACCTGGCCGTGGTGAAGATCGACCCCGCTGGCGTGAAGGGGAAACTGGTCCCGCTCGGGCTCGCCACGTCGGCCGACCTGAAGGTCGGGCAGCGCGTCTACGCCATCGGCAACCCGTTCGGCCTGAGCCTGACGCTGACCGACGGCATCGTGAGCGCCCTGGACCGCACCATCGAGGCGCCGACGACGGCGCCGATCAGCGGGGCCGTGCAGCACACGGCGCCGATCAACCCCGGCAACAGCGGCGGCCCGCTCCTGAACCGCGCCGGCAAGCTGGTCGGCGTGAACACGTCGATCGCCACGCCGACCGGCAGCAACGTCGGGATCGGATTCGCCATCCCGTCCGACGCCGTGAACCAGGTGGTGACCGACATCATCCGCACGGGAAGGAGCCAGGCACCCGACCTGGGCGTGCGGTTGTACGAGGAGAAAAAGCTCCGCCGCGCCGGCTACGACACCGGCGTGATGATCGCCGAGGTGGTGCCGAACGGCCCCGCCGCCCGCGCCGGCCTTCGCGCCCTGGGACGCACCGTAACCGGCCGCGTCGTGCCCGGCGACGTGATCGTGGCGATCAACGACGATCGCGTGGATGACACCGCCGCCTTTCAGCGGGCCGTGGCGAAGTTGCGGCCCGGCGACCGAGTGCGGGTGCGCTTCTTGCGCGACGACGAGGAGCAGGAGGTGACGGTGGTGCTGCAAGGCGTCTGA
- a CDS encoding globin family protein produces the protein MRTRAAVAGWLFVMAGGAVVAQPAPLDRAELDRRTARVVHEAATQGSELYNRGGKAECYRLLQGTLLAVEPMLDHRPKLAVFVKEQLDKSAKMSPDAAAFELRKAIDAVLEQTASAFGPEKTPTPKDPPTPDKTAGSLWDRMGGEKVARATVKDFVAVATADAKLNLTRGGKYKLDAASTARLEGWLVDALSQVTGGPLKSTGKELGSFAAELNLTSGEVNGLALHFRSALERNKVGDTERGEFLMLVPQLRSKGVLK, from the coding sequence ATGCGAACGCGGGCGGCAGTGGCGGGATGGCTGTTCGTGATGGCGGGCGGGGCGGTCGTCGCCCAGCCGGCCCCGCTCGACCGCGCGGAGTTGGACCGGCGCACGGCCCGCGTCGTCCACGAGGCCGCGACCCAGGGGAGCGAGTTGTACAACCGTGGCGGCAAGGCCGAGTGTTACCGGTTGCTCCAGGGCACGCTTCTGGCCGTCGAGCCGATGCTCGACCACCGGCCGAAGCTGGCAGTGTTCGTGAAGGAGCAACTCGACAAGTCCGCGAAGATGTCGCCGGACGCCGCCGCGTTCGAGCTCCGCAAGGCGATCGACGCCGTCCTCGAACAGACGGCCTCGGCCTTCGGCCCTGAGAAGACCCCCACGCCCAAGGACCCGCCCACGCCGGACAAGACGGCGGGGTCGCTGTGGGACCGCATGGGTGGGGAGAAAGTCGCGCGGGCCACGGTCAAGGACTTCGTCGCCGTCGCCACGGCCGACGCGAAGCTGAACCTGACCCGCGGCGGCAAGTACAAGCTGGACGCCGCCAGCACCGCCCGCCTCGAAGGCTGGCTCGTGGACGCCCTGAGCCAGGTGACGGGCGGGCCACTCAAGAGTACCGGGAAGGAACTCGGCTCGTTCGCCGCGGAGCTCAACCTGACCTCGGGCGAGGTGAACGGGCTGGCGCTGCACTTCCGGAGCGCGCTGGAGCGGAACAAGGTCGGCGACACGGAGCGCGGCGAGTTCCTCATGCTCGTCCCGCAACTGCGATCGAAGGGCGTCCTGAAGTAA
- a CDS encoding S1C family serine protease, with product MRVLSGLLAVLAVVVPALAQPAPRDVLNAYEQQLKALHAAAAPAVVCVVVSRSDKYPAPAALPDYPGRLGTFDADAFRKGGPDRVALARKLDLSDPAAVTDHDSGTGVVIDAAGLVLTNFHTVEGATRIYVHIPGGKGSYADVHAADGRSDFAVLKLLTPPAGLKALKIGDARLFDLPSGEKNVSPGKLVAVFDYRTAGGAVPDRAGFALPVVSDVKFPPWNQNSNDTPNSVYRYAPLVEFESRAVPSSSGAAVLSLDGELLAMTSAVATVGGGDGGRTQAVPFDQCNRRVVDVLARGEEVEYGFLGVVIEKFGRTNVGVGISQVSPRSPADGRLFPGDVITHINGQPTRNFPDLLYQIGSSLAGSKARLTVRGKERPVDVPLAKYSHTSPVIAANRPAAVFGLRVDWTSVITQGGLGSLVVPPGVVVRELVPNSPAAARFKTLGENARWVVTHVNGVVTPTPAAFYAAAREQREVRLTVIDAGQQNARPREVTLP from the coding sequence ATGCGCGTCCTGTCCGGCCTCCTCGCCGTTCTCGCCGTCGTCGTGCCGGCGCTCGCCCAGCCCGCCCCGCGCGACGTGCTCAACGCCTACGAACAGCAACTGAAGGCGCTCCACGCCGCGGCCGCCCCAGCGGTCGTGTGCGTGGTCGTGTCGCGCAGCGACAAGTACCCCGCGCCGGCCGCCCTCCCCGACTACCCCGGGCGGCTCGGCACGTTCGACGCCGACGCCTTCCGAAAGGGCGGCCCCGACCGCGTCGCACTTGCCCGCAAGCTCGACCTGTCCGATCCCGCCGCCGTCACCGACCACGACTCCGGCACCGGCGTCGTCATCGACGCGGCCGGGCTCGTGCTGACCAACTTCCACACGGTCGAGGGTGCGACCCGCATCTACGTCCATATCCCCGGAGGCAAGGGGAGCTACGCCGACGTCCACGCCGCCGACGGCCGCAGCGACTTCGCCGTGCTGAAGCTGCTGACGCCGCCCGCCGGGTTGAAGGCGCTCAAGATCGGCGACGCACGGCTGTTCGACCTGCCGTCGGGGGAGAAGAACGTCTCCCCCGGCAAACTCGTCGCCGTGTTCGACTACCGAACGGCTGGCGGTGCGGTCCCTGACCGGGCCGGGTTCGCGCTGCCGGTCGTCAGCGATGTCAAATTCCCGCCGTGGAACCAGAACTCGAACGACACGCCGAACAGCGTCTACCGCTACGCGCCGCTCGTGGAGTTCGAGTCGCGTGCGGTGCCGTCGTCGAGCGGGGCGGCGGTGCTGAGTCTCGACGGCGAGTTGCTGGCAATGACGAGTGCGGTCGCCACCGTCGGCGGCGGCGACGGCGGGCGGACGCAGGCCGTGCCGTTCGACCAGTGCAACCGCCGAGTCGTGGACGTGCTGGCCCGCGGCGAAGAGGTCGAGTACGGGTTCCTGGGGGTCGTGATCGAAAAGTTCGGCCGCACTAACGTCGGCGTCGGCATCAGCCAGGTGAGCCCGCGGAGCCCTGCCGACGGGCGGCTGTTCCCCGGCGACGTCATCACCCACATCAACGGCCAGCCGACGCGGAACTTCCCGGACCTGCTGTACCAGATCGGTTCATCGTTGGCCGGCAGCAAGGCGCGGCTGACCGTGCGCGGCAAGGAACGGCCGGTGGACGTGCCGCTGGCGAAGTACAGCCACACGAGCCCGGTCATCGCCGCGAACCGGCCGGCCGCGGTGTTCGGCCTGCGCGTGGACTGGACGAGCGTCATCACGCAGGGCGGACTCGGGTCGCTGGTGGTGCCGCCCGGCGTGGTCGTGCGGGAGCTCGTGCCCAACTCGCCGGCCGCGGCGCGGTTCAAGACGCTCGGGGAGAACGCACGCTGGGTCGTGACGCACGTAAACGGAGTCGTGACACCGACACCCGCGGCGTTCTACGCCGCCGCCCGGGAGCAGCGCGAGGTTCGGCTGACGGTGATCGACGCGGGGCAACAAAACGCCAGGCCGCGTGAGGTGACTCTACCCTGA
- a CDS encoding MBL fold metallo-hydrolase: MTARFTVLASGSSGNAALLEVDGFGLLIDCGLHSRFISARLAAVGRSWEHVHAAVLTHTHGDHWKDTCLADFRSRKISLHAHPMHLNHLATTAPSFGPLKAAGYTRAYADGEQFGIAPGLTATPVWVSHDSEPTFAFRFDYADADGLSWSVGYASDLGVASAELVAAFAGVDVLAVEYNHCERMERASTRPAFLVQRVLGDQGHLSNRQAAEFTRAVAARSGPGFPSHLVQLHLSRDCNHPFLAEAAGRNALADLNPSAVVLTARQDAPAKSIDLVRRPDAAVRLAARPGAPPAAPFPTRPKPAASVLPGFGVV; the protein is encoded by the coding sequence ATGACGGCGCGGTTCACGGTCCTCGCCAGCGGCAGCAGCGGCAACGCGGCCCTGCTCGAAGTGGACGGCTTCGGCCTCCTCATCGACTGCGGCCTGCACTCGCGTTTCATCTCGGCCCGCCTCGCGGCGGTCGGTCGCAGTTGGGAGCACGTCCACGCCGCCGTCCTCACGCACACCCACGGCGACCACTGGAAGGACACGTGCCTCGCCGACTTCCGCAGCCGCAAGATCTCGCTTCACGCACACCCGATGCACCTGAACCACCTGGCGACCACCGCCCCGTCGTTCGGCCCGCTGAAGGCCGCGGGCTATACCCGCGCTTACGCCGACGGCGAGCAGTTCGGCATCGCCCCCGGGCTGACGGCAACGCCGGTCTGGGTCTCGCACGATTCCGAGCCGACGTTTGCGTTCCGCTTCGACTACGCGGACGCCGACGGCTTGTCGTGGTCGGTCGGGTACGCCTCGGACCTCGGCGTGGCCTCGGCCGAGTTGGTGGCCGCGTTCGCCGGCGTGGACGTGCTGGCGGTCGAGTACAACCACTGCGAGCGGATGGAGCGGGCGAGCACGCGGCCGGCGTTCCTGGTTCAGCGGGTGCTCGGCGACCAGGGGCACCTCTCGAATCGCCAGGCTGCGGAATTCACGCGCGCCGTCGCGGCCCGGTCCGGGCCCGGCTTCCCGTCGCACCTCGTGCAGTTGCACCTGAGCCGCGACTGCAACCATCCGTTCCTCGCCGAGGCGGCCGGACGCAACGCGCTCGCCGACCTGAACCCGTCGGCCGTGGTGCTGACGGCGAGGCAGGACGCACCGGCGAAGTCGATCGACCTGGTCCGCCGGCCGGACGCTGCGGTGCGGCTCGCGGCGCGGCCCGGGGCGCCGCCCGCGGCACCCTTCCCCACACGGCCGAAGCCCGCGGCGTCCGTGCTTCCGGGCTTCGGGGTAGTGTGA